From the genome of Scytonema hofmannii PCC 7110, one region includes:
- the mutT gene encoding 8-oxo-dGTP diphosphatase MutT: MVSFVQKLDDSSKPHKIIGVAIIKNDSGQILIDRRRLEGVMGGLWEFPGGKVEPNETVSECIKREIQEELGIEIEVGKHLVTINHTYTHLRVTLTVHECRYLSGIPQPLECDEVRWVSVGELETFTFPEANLQIIEVLRKG, translated from the coding sequence ATGGTTAGTTTTGTCCAGAAATTAGATGACAGTTCCAAACCCCATAAAATCATCGGTGTTGCCATAATCAAAAATGACTCAGGACAAATTTTAATCGATCGCCGACGTCTAGAGGGAGTCATGGGGGGTTTGTGGGAATTTCCTGGAGGTAAAGTTGAGCCAAATGAGACAGTGTCTGAGTGCATCAAACGCGAAATACAAGAAGAATTGGGGATTGAAATTGAGGTTGGCAAACATTTAGTGACAATTAACCACACCTACACTCACTTACGAGTGACTCTTACAGTTCATGAATGTCGCTATCTTTCAGGTATTCCGCAACCCCTTGAGTGTGATGAAGTCCGTTGGGTGAGTGTAGGTGAGTTGGAAACATTTACTTTTCCCGAAGCCAATCTTCAAATTATTGAGGTTTTGAGGAAGGGTTAG